The Tenebrio molitor chromosome 2, icTenMoli1.1, whole genome shotgun sequence DNA segment attttgtgctgccaacctaaaatttttcatttaaaattcctgtttcgattttcttgGCTAGGCAGGGAAATCCTAGCTTCCAGACGATTTAGACGAATGGAAAATCAGTGTTTCTAGACGGGGGGccgaaaaatagttatttttatattaagcgcgtgaagagagtgttttttgttgtgttttttaagccgagacgcaggtcgaggcagtaaaagcatttgaatgcacaaaaaacatcttcacgcacgaaatataaagaatattttgtctataattgctttcaaaagttaattttaaaattcaaatttttgaaggaaatctGACGTATATCAatcagtgaccatgttgctgggtaactaataaaaacaatgcgtcaagtgaaaaacagaaacagttatatgccattcacgatgttttggcataaggggaggctatggaaaaactgcatttaagttggcagtaaagctgtctgttgaattaggttatgtttttctatgTTTGAGGTTaaaactgcgtcattgtctagtgcattgttgtcagttttactagtttgtaATAGAACActactcacacatttttaatccaatttaacaaaacaggaaactgacttgaacaaactacagaatagtagggaTCGGGACCGAAAAACgaagtggctcctgttaatttatgcaccacttagataacccacctatacagtgtcttaaccaaccagttagtagtaacttctcaatgaatttttcattttaaccaaaacattcctagaaTTAGATTGTATGAAATCTTGTACCTtcttattaagccttactttattcgaatctttctgcaaaatatttacaaacccatcgtccatgacaaaaaagaacaaaactattcaacttccataatttcattagaaaattctgaatcttcattacctgcatcaaaatcccaatcaaattccgagtcagattctcctaatgaaattaataagggaagaacgttttcaaatgaaagatttttcattaactttgcccaatcttccgaaataagttcttcacaatatttacaaaaatgttggcaaatttcaggagtacatttcaaaatagactcaagccataaattcacaactctatcgcgaagttataataggtcttacaaaacccctgtgctatttcaattgggtcgttgtttcttccttcactatccgtgctacatatttatcttgtactcacctacgattcaatttatacacaaaaagaacttgacttcattgtaacttactgaaaatatgttctgcagtctaatacaaacaccatcaatacgttttaaagtcgcttaataaatTGTGATTACGGTAgattcggcaacatgttacgttcattttgataggtccgatTGTTAGGCACTTTAatgacagcagagatgacagaaatcaaacatgtatccaacgttaaaaaatgaaatcatagcctccccttatgccaaaacatcgtgaatggtatatacagagtgatcaacaagaaaccaaatcaagagtgctacctcatcttttgttttatcgaaacgtatttctatCATGGATCAGCCGCTTTTATTTGCTTGCTGTGCACACTCCTtttttggttgcctacctctcaaaaatctattctattattaattgcctttataaattttttgtaattcattaataatagatttaaaagaaagttataattaattattattttttattgataaaggaaaaaacacacagttacacaaaattccttcataaggcacaatctttagttacaacattttaaaaataattatttttcacaattctttgttttgttgttttctgtaagaaaaggGCAAAAGTTATTGTTCTCTAATTTTTgggtaattgagaacttactcgtatcttttctagcagtgtttaaaacattttttccactcTCTACATGGTAAGTACGTTGTTATGACATTGATTTGGTGGATGTAGGTACAACTTTTTTGACCTACCGTTGGTTACTATTAACGACGGGATGTAAGTAACCACTTACCTCCCTCGGGGAAATaagtgacaaaaattaaaccaaacaAAACACTAATATGCCTTATGGTAACGTTTATTCGATTTCTGTGGCAGGGGGAAGGAACATGAAGCGTTTGCAGCCTCAGCAACTTCCatttctcttttaattttgttcaaattcattttacaAACTTTTGACACGACGCTTTTAATATTGACGTTTTGTGTGATGAAAGTCGTAGCAACCGGCAACAGACAtgctaatattttattcaaatatttcaaataaattcatcaaaaAGAAAGTATGcagttcaaaataactttgagagtggaaaaaatattataaacaattcGGGAGGTAACTAATTTAACCAGTCTCGGACTCTATTGCTACCCCTCGCTATCGCTCGGGGGCAAACTTGTCCTCGACAGGTAAATATTAGTTACCTCCCTTAATgtttaaataactataaattactccaaggtcaaaaaataagttttcacaaaaactgctcaaaatgttctccattgtggttcagacagaatcaaactcgcctctcataatttcaaaaacccttatgaagctgtcaatttgtttagggtaatgtgtgggttttattttttgcaacacacaaagggaaacaaattaatatccttcttaaaaattttctgataagtgccataatacaatttaacttgttgtcttaaacgccttatggaagttgagggatgttccttaataatttgttgaacatttctaaaatttgaactaaggactgacctgacttcttcttaatgatgaattatgatttgctaaaattaggcactgtaattttaagacattgataaacttgttgataaccaataccatcaggttcgGACATCTGGCTTGAAATTCTTCAGTGTAAGGGGGTTcaaagtaaggccagtcttcattttcttgtttcaccctcttttgaaaataatctaataaaaatgccttctctttaatggtaaaacccattttacaacttattctgggataattattgcttacaacttcaataaacgtctgtaaactttgccgaaatcgaagatttgttttctaggttaaatcacttaaattgtcaacaacaacaaccttgaattttgaaatgtgacatttcaacgaagcatctccgtaccagtggcgtcgcgtttggcaataaagatgataatttacttactcttacaaatgtaaaatgttgctcttgttaatcttataaattgtttcccttatcttataataataataaaatgcacaattataattccaacgtctaaaattcataaggtatcattttttattaagtagcgtttaagaccataaattgtctacgcccatgttttgaccgcttatgtgcatatgattttgctacgacgtgaccgataatttgcaacgctagctctgatttggattcttgttgatcactctgtatgtgagtgaaatcgcatttcacacactgttatgTATTGTTTCTATAGTTACTATCGtactaacaatgtaaaaaaaatacacgtaagaaaatgaccTACTTCACGCAtggataactatgcgtgaatatcaattttttgaatcaattatagaaacaaattatttaaggtAATCTCAAACGTTGATCCATTGAGTTGTCAAGAACTCGCAAAACTCTCAGATAGCTCTTCTAGTTTTTCAAACTGCTAACGGACGCCTCTCTCTACTctagataaacattttttctaagggcaaatttttagttttttctaCTCTGTCCCTATTAAATAAGAGctatacaaattaaataaataattctcaTCATTCTGAATCTGCTTGACTCTGGCTATCTCAAGTATTCATCTTTCAAGATTAGGTATAAAGACTGAGCTGtcattttttccatttaataTTAAGAGATTAAAATCATGATGAATCTGTTCTATTTTGATATCATAAGTTCAATGGCCAATTTGGACCCTTTTCAGATTATATATTTTTGTCAAAAGTTTTTTGATTTGaaccaaaatttacaaattccaactaaagtttattttctacatttcacatttatttatttattttgttctaaATCAAACACCAGTGTTTTCTTGTATCCACTTTCTGTAAGCTGCTGTTCTTACATATCCAGAGGGAATACCTACTTCACAACCTTGATCActaacaaaactgacaattgcAACATGGACAGGCTCGTCCTCTGCATTAATCACAACTGGACCCCCACTGTCCCCCTAAAATGCAGCAACTGTAGttcaaattaaaatcttcTTTAAGAACTTACGTTGCAAGGACTCTTCACCGTATCAGATGCTGATTTCGCACACACCATTTGATCCGGGACAGAACCTGCGTAATATTCGTTACACTCGTCGTTTGTGATGATCATCACGCCGacataattcaaaaattgggtgACGGTACCGCTCGCttaaattgagaaaaatatatttgataATAAGAGTATGTTTGCgcaaaaaatcgttttaaattaCCATCACTTGTTACTCCCCATCCACTTACTGTAACGTTAACACCGTCTTCCAGGAAGTCCCCTGAAAGGGCTATGGGGGCTTGGTTTTCTGTAGGAACAACTCATAGTTCATGGAATGATTGTTACAGAAGAATGAATTTTCTATTACCGTTCAACTCAAGTGGTACTTTCAGTTTCACAAGACCAATGTCGTTGTCAAGGGTCTCGGCATTGAAACCTTCATGTAACACAAAGTCACCTTTGTCTGACGTCACACCGACATCTCCATCTAGATCTACTAGTCCTGTGAGGACAGTTGCTTGTTCAGCTCTTAAATTTGTAACGAAGAGTtattaaaagtttttaaacCCACCCTGCATGTGTTATTACCCGTTAACACAATGTCCAGCGGTGAGAATCCATTCTTCGCTTATTATGCTGCCACCGCAAAACCAGGCGAAGCCTTGACCTGAAAAGTGCACAGCTGCTTGCCAAGGGATTTGACCTAAACCTGCTTCTTCACCATTGATTATTCTAGGACCTAAAATATACTTCCTTAAAATGCTTAGGACAAAAAATAACTACCAAACATACCAATATTCTTGAGAGGTACTGCTTTGGATCGGCTTTTCTGGAGGGGTGTGGCCCATACCAGTGAAAAGCAAAGACAAATAACGCCAAAGTACTTCATTATGACTACTGAGAAATATTTGGATGCTGTTGATGTTTTATACTTTGGTTGGAAGTGGTTGATTACTGAATTATGATCATACGATAAAACAACTTGTCCACAGCAACAATGTTTCATGTTTATCTCGGACAGAAACTTTCCTAATCCAATTCTTAAATATCAGCAAATTCATTTTGGTACTCGAAGATTATCCACGtcataaatcaaattttaaaactgttaTTTCAAAGTTTTGTTGGAGCTTTAGAAGAGTTTATGTATTACAATCGGTCCGCagatatgaaaaaaattagataattcaaatatgatattttttaactcatcTATCACAGACTTTGCAGTTATAACAAAAGAAGTCGTTATCTAactgtattttgaaaatttctgtaAATGCGGACACACGTTTTGAAAGTTCCCTTTACGTAAAATATTACTATTCCAAAGTAATCTTAATTAAGTACTTTGATTTAAGTTAACTTAATTTTATCACATTTATTAAGACTACAAGCTTAAATAATAACGGAAAACAAAACTAATACGTATATCAAACAGGAGAGTTAAAATACGTATTTATGCAACATGTGTATAAAgcactatttttttaaggGGGGAGTTAACACACACAGCGCAGCGAGTGTTGTAATTGCATGCATAATTTCTGGCAACATTATCGTCTTTGTAAATTATTAGCATTAAGTGTCTTATACGAACTTAAGTAATCAGGTAAGAGTCAAAAGCGTCACCATGTTGTAATGTGCatatttaacattattttcataaaatgatTAGATACACAATCAAAGTGGTAAAGGAGCACTGCTAGATAATTGAGCAGAAAttgattttgtattttctttatttctcaAGTACCTAAGCTAAGCAAAATTTGGTCATGTGTAAACTAATGGTAACTAAAATGGAAAATACAGTTCTCCAAATTGTgaaataatagtaatttatgtaacaagtactgatttttcatttttttaatgttttttcgcaaatcaaaattatacaGACCTAAGATTTTGATTTAAAGCAACTTTTCTCaataactttttgtcgtaTCTGTCACATAAAAGGCACTTTACTCTACAGAAAGAtaggtttttgttttttttttaattccaaggcatacttgatatttcaaaactaaaattttccTAGAAATTAGCCAAGCAGGgctaatgaaaatgaaaatttaaaatgagaattttttatcttttacaagagTCGTTTCACCTAGCCGGGAACACACTCTATTAGCGCCAGAGAAGGTTTTTTGATCCACACCATTTCCTTTATTCTTTTAAATACTTGAAAgtgtaaattacattttttaacgatCATATCAGCCTGACCCCATGTCTCAAATAGACAAGTTAGGTGTGATTCCAAAAGTTTTGGCTTGAAATTGTGTCTTTTAGGTATTCTTTTCAACCATTAGCAACTTACGGGTTTAATTGCCCACCAAATACCCTTCCGAAATAATTAAGCCAAAATATTTACTCATTTTAAGAGGAAACAAGGAAGCATTAAAACTGATATTAACTAAACATTGCTGGAGAGTGAAGGACCACTTTTAAAGGTGTGAATACTGTAAccgtccgaataggttcgataaattaagaattttaattttaaaataatttcagcgaaatattttaaataccgttctTTTGCGACGTaaatgctggtcagttgtaaattttattgttgctttgtCGGCAAGAGTGGTACCAcattcctcaagtgaaatctgccaacctttctttgaaaatgcaggtacgcTCCCGGTCCGAACACAACAAAAACATAAGTTTtcatgggaaaagaaacattgcaaaatttactcgttcgacaatttggggagtccagttaaaatcaggggataattgaattaatgaatttgatattagcaggtttcaaattgagagaaccaccaaatcaatgttcatcaggttaatttacttttttagcattctcaaatttgtggcatatttgtaattaaacaGAGCGCTTAATCGTAGAAAATAgctagaatcgtttgcacttttggttagaaaagtaacaaagcaaagtagaaagggaaTCGGTAGAAAACAGAGACAACAGGataacggtaaagccaggtagtcgtagaaatcagaggtGTGAGTGCGAGAGAGAGTATGAAAATTaggaattaattattaattagaacagttttggagaatcaaaccaatgtagaacaatttttagaagtagcagatcaACGGAATTTAGCTGCATGACATGACTCTtacgtaacagcgtttcaagcccagGTTACacatttattcatgagtcagatctcaattcATGGGCCacgagtcaaatttcattgggtcaaatttccaccaacttctgttattaaattcatttatttatttctaccatttgttgggaccaaacactACCATACACGATTAggtatttgttaaataaaatttaagtgaagtgtgctcaatcgttttaattccatttaatgaaaaaccttccgaaggtacggcctctcgttagaacctaattaaacaaaatgaataataaaacacaacgtaggatccataaatacagggtgatttacgaggaataatgagcccgacggaatagaaaatgcaacccacaatacattgcaacaaaaagccggacatcgaaacggtaaatgtccgggtttttctcctgatgaattgcgggttgcattttctattccgtcgggctcattattcctcgtaaatcaccctgtatttcttttctcattatttttgtttcgtatttttccgcaaaaattacatccgagggaatgcggcaaccaacaatacaccaaatgagggaggaaagtttcatctaggaaaagtcaaggaagtcgaaacgTTTCAATATAAtctgattcaaaatcaaaaatccaccacctgttgaattatgttggcagaaaaaagaaatctcTAGAATAAGTTTGAACACAAcatcccgccaaaatttgactttcGTTTGTCACAAATATCGAATTACAAAAATGGCTCGAAAAACGAGGAATCTTTTAACCGCTAAATTGAAACGAGCGCTCATTACGTGcttcgaagaatttaaaaaacacaatgaactacgaccaaaacaactgtcaacagtttCCTTTCATAACCCcgcttttttctgacacttgcaaatacactaaaaacaaaagttggcgacgttgtcggatgtattttcgaggtaaaatgcagtgttggtggatttttgattttgaaacagattatactatggcggccaaaaaattttggccgtcactttcttgacattcaagtaaagtgtaaataaacctttaggaatcgtaaccccattttcgattcttgtcattttgacaatcaatttaaactgtttgaagctcagatattccaaaaatatgacatgaatgaacaaaattagagcaatcgtacgaGTATgttacatagataacctgaggtaaacgttctgtgtagtagaaatgacaaaataatgttgagttttaaaatttaccacccaaaaaataacgttcataatcaagacagtaatcatgatgacaataaagtacggattacattttttttttt contains these protein-coding regions:
- the LOC138124591 gene encoding brachyurin-like, with amino-acid sequence MKYFGVICLCFSLVWATPLQKSRSKAVPLKNIGPRIINGEEAGLGQIPWQAAVHFSGQGFAWFCGGSIISEEWILTAGHCVNGAEQATVLTGLVDLDGDVGVTSDKGDFVLHEGFNAETLDNDIGLVKLKVPLELNENQAPIALSGDFLEDGVNVTVSGWGVTSDASGTVTQFLNYVGVMIITNDECNEYYAGSVPDQMVCAKSASDTVKSPCNGDSGGPVVINAEDEPVHVAIVSFVSDQGCEVGIPSGYVRTAAYRKWIQENTGV